DNA sequence from the Candidatus Effluviviaceae Genus I sp. genome:
AGATCGTGCGTGTCGTGAGGGAGACGGGCGGCATGATCTCGGGGCCGGTTCCGCTGCCGACGACGAGGAGGATGTACACGGTCCTCCGCTCGCCGCACATCGACAAGAAGTCGCGCGAGCAGTTCGAGATCCGGACCCACAAGCGTCTCATCGACATCACGAACTCGACACAGAAGACGCTCGACGCCCTGATGGACCTGGATCTCCCCGGCGGCGTGGACATCTCGATCAAGGTGGAGTAAGCGGGCGCTTGGATCGCCGCGCCGGGACCGGAGCGGTTCGAGGGAGACAAGGATGACGGGGATCATCGGAAAGAAGCTCGGGATGACGCGGATCTTCGACGAGAGCGGCACCTCGGTGTCCGTGACCGTGATCGAAGCCGGTCCGTGTCTCGTCACCCGGGTCAAGACGAAGGAGCGCGACGGCTACGAGGCCGTGCAGCTCGGCTTCGG
Encoded proteins:
- the rpsJ gene encoding 30S ribosomal protein S10, which produces MAGQKIRIRLMAYEHATLDQSTAEIVRVVRETGGMISGPVPLPTTRRMYTVLRSPHIDKKSREQFEIRTHKRLIDITNSTQKTLDALMDLDLPGGVDISIKVE